From Saccharibacillus brassicae:
ACATTCAGGAGCCGAGCGCCATGGAGCCGGCCGAAGCGCTGCGGCCCGAGCCGGGCGACCGGGTGCTCGACCTGTGCGCCGCTCCGGGCGGCAAATCGACGCAGATCGCCGCGAAGCTGCGCGGCGAAGGCATACTTGTGACGAACGATATCAGCGCCGAGCGCACCAAAGCGTTGGCCAAAAATATCGAAATGAGCGGCGTGCGCAACGCGGTCGTCCTGAACGAGACGCCGGAGCGGATCGCGGAGAAGTTTCCCGCTTATTTCGACAAGATTCTGATCGACGCGCCGTGCTCGGGCGAAGGCATGTTCCGCAAAGACCCGGACGCGGTCCGGCAGTGGGAGAAGCATTCGGTCGAAGTGTGCACCGTCATGCAGCGCGACATTCTGGACACGGTAGCCTCGATGCTCGCTTCGGGCGGGCGGATCGTCTATTCGACGTGCACGTTCTCGCCGGAAGAGAACGAAGCGATGATCGCGCTGTTCCTCGCGCGCCATCCCGACTTCGCCGTCGGCGAGCTGCCGCATTCGCCGCTGTTCGCGCCGGGCCGGCCGGAATGGGCGGCCGGGCTGGTCGAGAGCGGCGGCGGGCTGTCGCCGCTGCTGCATGAAGCGGCTCCAGGCGGAGAGCCGCTGCTCTCGCGGCCGGGAGCGCTCGCGCCGACGGCGCGGGCGGCGCGCATCTGGCCGCATCTCGCCGAAGGCGAAGGGCACTTCGTGTGCGTGCTGGAGCACACGGGAGAGAAGGCGGCGCGAGCTTGCGCCGCCGGCACTGCCGGCCCGCTCGTCGGGGCCGGCGAAGAACGGCCCGCCGAGGCACCGGCCGGCGGGCGCAAAGACCGCGGCCCCAAAGCGGCGGGCCGCGCGGGCGACCGC
This genomic window contains:
- a CDS encoding RsmB/NOP family class I SAM-dependent RNA methyltransferase — protein: MSIQLPPLFESRMQRWLGSEYESFIASYDRPRYAGIRVNTLKIDADEFLAASPFGLKPIPWCETGYYIDENQRPGKHPYYHAGLYYIQEPSAMEPAEALRPEPGDRVLDLCAAPGGKSTQIAAKLRGEGILVTNDISAERTKALAKNIEMSGVRNAVVLNETPERIAEKFPAYFDKILIDAPCSGEGMFRKDPDAVRQWEKHSVEVCTVMQRDILDTVASMLASGGRIVYSTCTFSPEENEAMIALFLARHPDFAVGELPHSPLFAPGRPEWAAGLVESGGGLSPLLHEAAPGGEPLLSRPGALAPTARAARIWPHLAEGEGHFVCVLEHTGEKAARACAAGTAGPLVGAGEERPAEAPAGGRKDRGPKAAGRAGDRGGAAPRREDKAARQARGRQKDAYIREEASEETVRRACLDFLAEQVPAPLRGTLLISGDYAYACPVEPERLRGLKVRRSGFQLGMVKAGGRFVPSHALAAALKPAESARTVRLSSAQPEAISYLKGETLTFGQERIERAAGAEAKGYVLVTIDGYSAGWGKWAAGVLKNEYPAGWRWNG